The stretch of DNA TATCACGCTGCCGCCTCCCACTGCCAGAATACCTTGACAAAACTCCTCACTGTAGCAGGTCGCCCCGGCCATTACCTCGGTGACCCGGGGATTGCTGCTGAGCCGGCGGAATACCGTAACATGAAAGCCTTCTTTTTGAAGCGTATAATGCATCTCCTGCCCCCAGCCGGCCTGCCATACCCGCTCGTCAGTCACTAATAAAACCCTTGTCACCGCCAGTTGTCGCAGGTACTGGCCCACCAGCAAACGGCAACCGCTGCCCCCGAATATCTCCGGCAGCAAAAGCTTGTAAAGCTCCTGGTTTGGTATTACCTCCCTTTCCATGACTAACACCTCCTCTGCCAGGTATGGTACATTTTCTTTAATATGTAAGAATATGTAAGCGCTTGGTGCAAAGCCAAGCGCCACTTTAAATCTGTTTTTAACAATTTAACAAACATGCTCTTAATTTTTTATTGTAAAAAGTTTTTCTCATAAAAAGCAATTGCCTCATCAATGTGCTTTTGCAAATGCGGTTTTAGTTCTAAACATTTTTCCTTGGCTGCGGCCGCATCATAACCGGCGTCTATGAGAAAAGCAAAGGTGCTGACCATCTCCAAAAACTGTGAGTTTTTCTCAGCCAAAAGATTAACCAAAGTCTTCTTTATTTCAAATTGATAATGGAGACATTCAGCCAGTTTCTCTTTAAACCTGCGTCCCTGATCCGTCAATGAATATACATAAGTATCGTTTTCTTTTTTCTCCGCTAAAAACCCATTGTATACAAGGGAGTTTATTTCCGACTGCAGTTGAGCAGAATAAGGGCCGTAATGATGATACTCGTACTTAAAAGGAAAAGCTACTCCACCTTTTTTTAGTAAATGCACCATTTTCTGTAACTTTTTTCGCCCATGTATTTCACCAACCTGGCTAAATAAATTCAGTAACTTAAAAGCAGCATCAAACATTTAAACATCACCCCCAAAAATTTCTTTTTTGTATTCCTCAGGTACAAATAACCTTTCAATATGTATCTTTTTGTTTCTGATTTGCCTAATCACGTCAGATATGTCGGAAAGTTCCTGCGCTTTTCCTTTCCGGTCAAATAAAAATATCTGTTCTGAAGCTTCTTTCTCTGTCTGTTGCTCGTCAATTTTGGGTTCAAGCAAATAAGGATCTTTATAAGAACTAGTACTTGCCTCGTCTCTTAATATTAAATAAGATTGCGGGATGCCTGTTTTGTCGGCCACCCGGTTAGCCTTTTCAACCAGTTCAAAAGGATCAACCTTTTGCGTAACGGCTTTATACAGTTTTCTTGTAATAATTCTTTTGCATAAATTTTTTAAAATCGGATCATCGTTTTGCTGCCACAAATAAATGTAATGCCAAAAAGTATCATCTGTTAATTCAAGATATTTATTTAAAGTGTGGTCAGAGATGCCGTCGCTTAAAACTAAGTTTAACCCTTCCGGCAAGATATTTTGTTGCTCCTTGTGCAGCTCCAGGGCCCTTTGAAATATTTTATTTGCCATAAGTTCAGCACTTTTGGTAGTTTTATGGAAATATACATTTATATACATGTAATACCGAGCCATTACAAAATCCTCAGCAATGCTTTGCCCCTTTTCCCTATCCAAGCCTATTTCTATATCTTCGTTAATTTTGCCAATCCTTAGTACGTTCAAAATCCATTCTAAATCAAAACTGCCATAACCGGCACCTGTCATTTTTGAGTCACGAAGCAAGTAATCCATCCGATCTGCATCCAGTTGACTGGATAGAATCTTTACCGCAGCTTTTAAATGATGGGTGCGTTGAATCATCTCTGCCACATCGTGAGGATTAATACCATGCGCAGTCAAAACTTGATTGACTTCTGTTTTTCCTTTAATTATTTTTTTCGTCCATTCTTCGTGAGGTATATGGGTAATATGTTCTAAAGCATGGGAAAAAGGGCCATGGCCAATATCATGCAGCAACGCAGATGCAACAATTAGCAACTTGCGATCAATAAGGTCTTTGGCAAAGCAGCGATCTGCCTTAACATAGCTTATCTTTTCAATAAATCTTTTAGTTAAGTGAGCCACTCCGATAGAATGAATAAACCGAGTGTGTTCAGCCCCGGGGTAGGTGAAGGAAGAAAAGCCAAGCTGTCTGATGCGGCGCAGTCTCTGAAATTCCCTGGTGTCAATTAAGTCCAGCAGCACTTTTTCTTCCGCTTTGTCAAATAAAATTATATTATGAACGGGATCCCTTATAGCCTTCACATTGTCACCACCGGCAAATACCAGTTTTTTGTATCTTATCACTAAATAATGTAACTTGACAAGGGAATGCTTTACGCAGCTCGCCTAAATAAAACGCCCCCTGGCACCAGGGAAGCGTTTCCGGCATAAGTAATACCAACTTGTTAAACACAGCCTTGTTTACCGGCCGGCGGTGCCCTCCCGGTCGAGCCAGCGGGCAAAGTCGCGCAGCAGCATGTAACCGGCGCCCACCGTAACAACGCCCCGGTTTTCCTGCACCCGCTTAATAATTTGCGGATCCCAGAAACCCTGGGCCGTCAGGTAATCGTAAGCCTCGGCCTTGTTGAACCGGTGGCCGGTATAGCAAGCCAGCATGTAGGCCACATCCGGCAGGGTCAGTTCGTTGCCCTCGGCATACAACAGGGGCGGCTGCTGCACCGGCGCCCCGGCCAGCCGGGCCACCCAGTGCAGGCCGTTAATAAACTGGGTTTCCGGCATATCTTCATCCAGCCGGTAGTTGTTGCTGTAGCCGCCGGCGGCCAGGCCGTAGCGGCGCATAAACTTCAGGCCCTCATAGGCCCAGTGGCGGGTTTCCGGCGGCGGCGGCAGCGGCTTGGCCTGCAGCGCCACGCCCTGGGCCATCAGACGCTCTTGCAACTGCTTAACCAGACCGGCATCCTGGGCCAGCCGGGCAAAGGAAACATCCGCCTGCAAACTTAAGGCGGCCGCCACCCCGGCAGCCTGGCCGGTGGCCATGCCCACCGGTATAACCCGGGCGCTGCCGTGGGCCAGGGAATCAAAGCCGGCCGACCGCCCCACCACCAGCAGGTTGTCGGCTCCCCGGGGCACCAGGCAGCGGAAAGGCACCGCATAGCGGACCGGTACGCCCACCACATTGCCCCGGAAATGCGGGTCGGTGGCCTGGATGTCAATGGGATAAGAGCCAAAGGCAATGCGATCGGGAAAATCCCGGTTTTCCAGCACGTCATCCACCGTTAAGCGGTACAGCGCCTGGATGTGGCGGGTTTCCCGCACATACAGCTCCGGGGCGGTGGCCGCCAGCCGGGCGTTGTGCAGGCCCGGCACGTGTTCTTTAATATACTCGACAATGCGGGGCAGCTCCTGCCGGGCCAGGGCCACCGCCTGCCGGCGATCCTCCCGGCGCAGCCCGTCGATGCCGTACACCTGCAGGGCATTAACCAGCACGCTGCCGTCCCGCTGCCGCCCCAGGTTAAGCCCCCGCATACCCACCTGGGACAGCGCCGGCTGATAATCCTTCATTATATTATCAAAGCCCCAGGCGCTGTGCCAGTTGGCGCCGCTGTGCCGTTCCGCGCTGTCCGGCGGCGCCTGCAACCGCCTGCTGTTCAAATGCGCCATCAGGCGAACCCAGTTAGCATTGCTGATGCCTTCCAGCTTGAACACCAGGGTCACCGCCATCACCTTGTGCGGGTTGCCCAAATCCTCCTGCCCGTAGGTAAAGGGCACGCCCGCCGCCGCCGCCAGGTCGGCGTCCTGGGTGGCGTCTATCAGCCGCCCGGCCAGGATGTTTTTGACACTCCGGTCTGCCAGCACCACCTGCACGCCGTTGAGGGCCGGCTGCGCTCCCGCCGGCCGGCCGGCCACAGCCGGCTGCCGGGCCGCCAGGGGCAGCACCTCGTCGGCAGCCAGCTCAGGCGCCGCCGCCGACTGGCCGGGCCGCCGCAGGGGCCGGGGCACGCCGTCAACAATGGGGAACACCGCCCTGGCGCCGGGCAAAACATCCAGGTTGGCCTCCCGGTTAACCAGGCGGTGCAGCACATTGGCGGCGGTAATCACATCAAAGGAATCTCCTTCCACACCGGCAAAAAACTCCTGGAAAATACCTTTATTTAAAATTTCTTTATCCGGCCCGTAATTCATATCCAGGCTGTTCAGCCAGCCCCGGGTCATCAAGCCCCCCAGCACCGGCCGGGTATCTACCAGCAGGGTTTTTTGCCCGCTGCGGGCGGCTGCCACTGCCGCCGCCACCCCTTCGGGATCTCCCCCCACCACCAGCACATCGTAACTATCCTTAACGGTGCTTTGTTTAAGGGGCACCACCTGTCGCTCAGCCTGGCGGCCGCCCGCCAGCCAAAGCAGCGCCGCAGCCAGCAGGGCTGCCGGCAACAGCAGCCACACCTTGTTTATCTTGTTCATAAATTAAGGTCACCCCTCTAACATTATGTAAACTGCCTGCCGCCTGCTGTAAAA from Desulforamulus hydrothermalis Lam5 = DSM 18033 encodes:
- a CDS encoding YwgA family protein; amino-acid sequence: MFDAAFKLLNLFSQVGEIHGRKKLQKMVHLLKKGGVAFPFKYEYHHYGPYSAQLQSEINSLVYNGFLAEKKENDTYVYSLTDQGRRFKEKLAECLHYQFEIKKTLVNLLAEKNSQFLEMVSTFAFLIDAGYDAAAAKEKCLELKPHLQKHIDEAIAFYEKNFLQ
- a CDS encoding HD domain-containing protein, whose protein sequence is MIRYKKLVFAGGDNVKAIRDPVHNIILFDKAEEKVLLDLIDTREFQRLRRIRQLGFSSFTYPGAEHTRFIHSIGVAHLTKRFIEKISYVKADRCFAKDLIDRKLLIVASALLHDIGHGPFSHALEHITHIPHEEWTKKIIKGKTEVNQVLTAHGINPHDVAEMIQRTHHLKAAVKILSSQLDADRMDYLLRDSKMTGAGYGSFDLEWILNVLRIGKINEDIEIGLDREKGQSIAEDFVMARYYMYINVYFHKTTKSAELMANKIFQRALELHKEQQNILPEGLNLVLSDGISDHTLNKYLELTDDTFWHYIYLWQQNDDPILKNLCKRIITRKLYKAVTQKVDPFELVEKANRVADKTGIPQSYLILRDEASTSSYKDPYLLEPKIDEQQTEKEASEQIFLFDRKGKAQELSDISDVIRQIRNKKIHIERLFVPEEYKKEIFGGDV
- a CDS encoding FAD-dependent oxidoreductase, with the translated sequence MNKINKVWLLLPAALLAAALLWLAGGRQAERQVVPLKQSTVKDSYDVLVVGGDPEGVAAAVAAARSGQKTLLVDTRPVLGGLMTRGWLNSLDMNYGPDKEILNKGIFQEFFAGVEGDSFDVITAANVLHRLVNREANLDVLPGARAVFPIVDGVPRPLRRPGQSAAAPELAADEVLPLAARQPAVAGRPAGAQPALNGVQVVLADRSVKNILAGRLIDATQDADLAAAAGVPFTYGQEDLGNPHKVMAVTLVFKLEGISNANWVRLMAHLNSRRLQAPPDSAERHSGANWHSAWGFDNIMKDYQPALSQVGMRGLNLGRQRDGSVLVNALQVYGIDGLRREDRRQAVALARQELPRIVEYIKEHVPGLHNARLAATAPELYVRETRHIQALYRLTVDDVLENRDFPDRIAFGSYPIDIQATDPHFRGNVVGVPVRYAVPFRCLVPRGADNLLVVGRSAGFDSLAHGSARVIPVGMATGQAAGVAAALSLQADVSFARLAQDAGLVKQLQERLMAQGVALQAKPLPPPPETRHWAYEGLKFMRRYGLAAGGYSNNYRLDEDMPETQFINGLHWVARLAGAPVQQPPLLYAEGNELTLPDVAYMLACYTGHRFNKAEAYDYLTAQGFWDPQIIKRVQENRGVVTVGAGYMLLRDFARWLDREGTAGR